In Deltaproteobacteria bacterium, a single genomic region encodes these proteins:
- a CDS encoding MTH1187 family thiamine-binding protein encodes MPIAEVSIVPLGTGSPGVSSYVASCLKVLDSSGLSYELHGMGTIIEGDLQDLFQVILKMHEVPFKKGALRVVTSIKVDDRRDKKASAQDKVKSVISKK; translated from the coding sequence ATGCCTATAGCCGAAGTCAGCATAGTCCCGTTGGGAACAGGCTCTCCCGGTGTGAGTAGTTATGTGGCCTCATGTCTCAAGGTTTTGGATAGCTCCGGCCTGAGCTATGAACTCCACGGTATGGGGACAATCATTGAAGGTGACCTGCAAGACCTATTCCAAGTCATACTCAAAATGCACGAAGTCCCCTTTAAGAAAGGCGCTCTTCGCGTTGTCACGTCCATAAAGGTAGATGATCGCCGAGATAAGAAGGCTTCCGCGCAAGACAAGGTCAAATCAGTCATTAGTAAAAAGTAA